The following coding sequences lie in one Synechococcus sp. PCC 7336 genomic window:
- a CDS encoding YifB family Mg chelatase-like AAA ATPase, whose amino-acid sequence MFAKVWSATLLGLKALQVAIEVDVAGGLPQTVVVGLPDTAVQESKERVRAAIKNSGFAVPQRKIVINLAPADVRKEGPSFDLPIAIGILAASEQIDPALLAGTLFLGELSLDGSLRPVTGVLPIAAAAKAMQIQRVAVPAANGAEAAMVKGLDVYALNSLQEVGDWLQSPEQFEKVQVQPQELMARASQFVPDLADVKGQALARRALEVAAAGGHNLLFVGSPGSGKTMLAKRLPGILPPLDWAEILEVTQVYSVAGLLRQGLQQQNGSKSALVCDRPFRAPHHSASGVSLVGGGSYPRPGEISLAHHGVLFLDELTEFRREVLEVLRQPLEDGQIAISRAKHRVEYPAKTTLVTSTNPCSCGYYGDPVVACTCSPNQRERYWSKLSGPLLDRIDLHVRVNRLKPEEMLSMQLGESSSSVRDRVLTARQRQQERFRADPSLSCNAHMQSRHLRQWCQLDEASRRLLEGAIRKLNLSARGSDRLLKVSRTIADLAAAEAIEPAHIAEAIQYRGLDRGN is encoded by the coding sequence ATGTTTGCCAAAGTTTGGTCTGCAACGCTGTTGGGCTTGAAAGCTCTGCAAGTGGCGATCGAGGTGGATGTGGCGGGCGGATTGCCCCAGACGGTGGTGGTAGGACTACCAGATACCGCCGTTCAGGAGTCGAAGGAGCGGGTGCGGGCGGCGATCAAAAACTCTGGATTTGCCGTACCTCAGCGCAAGATCGTGATTAATCTCGCCCCAGCGGACGTGCGCAAGGAGGGGCCGAGTTTCGATTTGCCGATCGCGATCGGCATTCTGGCGGCATCCGAGCAAATCGATCCCGCTTTATTAGCCGGAACTTTGTTTTTAGGAGAACTGTCGCTGGATGGCAGCCTGCGCCCCGTGACGGGAGTCTTGCCCATTGCCGCAGCAGCGAAGGCGATGCAGATACAGCGAGTGGCGGTGCCTGCCGCCAATGGTGCCGAAGCTGCGATGGTCAAAGGTCTGGATGTTTACGCCCTGAACTCGTTGCAGGAAGTAGGGGATTGGCTGCAATCGCCAGAACAGTTTGAAAAGGTGCAGGTACAGCCCCAGGAATTAATGGCACGGGCAAGTCAGTTCGTGCCCGATTTGGCAGATGTCAAAGGTCAGGCGCTGGCTCGCAGGGCACTGGAAGTGGCGGCGGCGGGCGGTCACAATCTCTTGTTTGTGGGCAGCCCCGGTTCGGGAAAGACCATGTTAGCCAAGCGACTACCCGGCATTCTGCCGCCACTGGATTGGGCTGAAATCTTAGAAGTGACGCAGGTCTATTCGGTGGCAGGACTCTTGCGGCAGGGGTTACAGCAGCAAAACGGATCGAAGAGTGCGCTGGTGTGCGATCGCCCCTTCCGCGCGCCCCATCATTCCGCCTCAGGGGTGTCACTCGTGGGGGGCGGCTCCTATCCCCGACCGGGAGAGATTTCCCTCGCCCATCACGGAGTCTTGTTCTTGGACGAGCTGACAGAATTTCGGCGCGAGGTATTAGAAGTGTTGCGCCAGCCCCTCGAAGATGGCCAGATTGCGATTTCGCGTGCCAAACATCGGGTGGAATATCCCGCTAAAACCACGTTGGTCACCTCTACCAATCCCTGCAGTTGTGGCTACTACGGCGATCCTGTCGTGGCTTGTACCTGTTCGCCGAACCAGCGCGAGCGCTATTGGTCCAAGCTTTCCGGTCCGCTGCTCGATCGCATCGATCTGCACGTCCGCGTCAATCGCCTCAAGCCGGAGGAAATGTTATCGATGCAGTTGGGAGAGTCGTCCAGCTCCGTCCGCGATCGCGTCTTGACCGCCCGCCAGCGGCAACAGGAGCGCTTTCGAGCCGATCCGAGCCTGAGCTGCAATGCCCACATGCAGAGCCGTCACCTGCGCCAGTGGTGTCAATTGGACGAGGCCAGCCGCCGATTGCTGGAAGGGGCGATCCGCAAGCTCAATCTGTCGGCACGAGGCAGCGATCGCCTGCTCAAAGTCTCCCGCACGATCGCCGATTTGGCGGCAGCCGAGGCAATCGAACCGGCTCACATTGCCGAAGCGATCCAATATCGGGGTCTGGACCGGGGGAACTGA
- a CDS encoding NADPH-dependent FMN reductase → MSTIAKTAVPTGTLASNRQRPVKIVGIGGSLRPQSYTYRALHYVAELARSYGAEVEILDLRQMDLPFCQAGDEEGYPDVAKLKQAFLAADGAILATPEYHGGPSGVLKNALDLMSFDQLEGKVFGNISVLGGGSNSNALNQLRTIVRWVHGWTIPEQIAIGQAWQAFDEHGEITDEKLRQRCDRFARSLVENTCKLRGIPYPDAIAAALN, encoded by the coding sequence ATGTCTACGATCGCCAAAACTGCAGTGCCAACCGGGACACTCGCCTCCAATCGCCAGCGTCCCGTTAAAATTGTGGGAATTGGGGGGAGTTTGCGCCCTCAGTCCTACACCTACAGGGCACTCCATTACGTCGCCGAGCTCGCGCGCAGCTACGGAGCAGAAGTCGAGATCCTAGATTTGCGGCAGATGGACTTACCGTTTTGTCAGGCAGGCGATGAAGAAGGCTATCCTGACGTTGCCAAACTGAAGCAAGCATTTTTGGCCGCCGACGGAGCCATTTTAGCCACCCCCGAATACCACGGCGGCCCCAGTGGCGTGCTCAAAAATGCCCTCGATCTGATGAGTTTCGATCAACTAGAAGGCAAAGTATTCGGCAACATTAGCGTCTTGGGAGGAGGCTCCAACAGCAATGCCCTCAATCAATTGCGCACGATTGTGCGCTGGGTCCACGGCTGGACCATTCCCGAACAAATTGCGATCGGCCAAGCTTGGCAAGCGTTTGACGAGCATGGAGAAATAACTGATGAAAAGTTGCGCCAGAGATGCGATCGCTTTGCTCGCAGTCTGGTCGAAAACACCTGCAAACTCAGAGGCATTCCCTATCCCGATGCAATCGCGGCAGCACTCAACTAA
- a CDS encoding FGGY family carbohydrate kinase, giving the protein MQFRSQAWQDKRIAATSDTVPVYLGFDFGTSGARAIAIHTDGSVRARACCAYSEAANSASGWQTTLYQLLARLPIPIRQQVRAIAIDATSSTTLACDRDGCPIAPVLLYNDGRAITWLPILQQVAPAHHVVLSATSGLAKLLWLGQQPDFDRARYCLSQADWLGHLLHGQLGVSDYHNCLKLGYDVAHSCFPNWLLSLEAGGRAIAPLLPRVVAPGTPIGSIRREVADRFQLPRDCAVCAGTTDSIAAFLASGAATAGEAVTSLGSTLAVKLLSAVRVDDSRYGIYSHRLGHLWLVGGASNTGGAVLRQFFSDRELVQLSDRIDPTLASPLDYYPLLQSGERFPSNDPALAPRLEPRPDRDVEFLHGLLESMARIEARGYGLLQQLGATPLQRVYTAGGGAANRTWTALRSRHLKVPVETAARAEAAYGAALLAMRGLD; this is encoded by the coding sequence GTGCAGTTTCGCTCGCAAGCTTGGCAAGACAAGAGGATCGCTGCAACCAGCGACACAGTGCCCGTGTATCTAGGATTTGACTTCGGCACCTCTGGGGCACGAGCGATCGCCATCCATACCGACGGCTCGGTGCGAGCCCGAGCCTGCTGTGCCTATTCCGAAGCGGCCAACTCAGCCTCCGGCTGGCAAACGACCCTCTACCAACTGCTCGCTCGCCTTCCCATTCCTATCCGGCAACAGGTGCGGGCGATCGCGATCGACGCCACCTCCTCTACGACCTTGGCTTGCGATCGCGACGGATGCCCCATTGCCCCCGTTTTGCTCTACAACGACGGACGCGCTATCACCTGGCTGCCCATTCTGCAACAGGTCGCCCCTGCCCATCACGTCGTCCTCAGCGCCACATCGGGCTTAGCCAAGTTGCTGTGGCTGGGGCAGCAGCCTGACTTCGATCGCGCTCGCTACTGCCTCAGTCAAGCGGATTGGTTGGGGCATTTGCTGCACGGTCAGTTAGGAGTCAGTGACTATCACAACTGCCTCAAGCTGGGGTACGACGTGGCCCATTCGTGCTTCCCTAACTGGCTGCTATCTCTAGAGGCAGGCGGACGGGCGATCGCCCCTCTCTTGCCTCGCGTTGTCGCACCGGGAACGCCAATTGGGTCGATTCGTCGCGAGGTGGCCGACCGATTTCAACTGCCGCGAGATTGTGCGGTTTGTGCGGGAACCACAGACAGCATTGCCGCATTTTTGGCCAGTGGTGCTGCTACCGCAGGAGAAGCCGTCACGTCATTGGGGTCCACATTAGCAGTCAAACTGCTCAGTGCCGTGCGGGTGGACGATAGCCGCTACGGCATTTACAGCCACCGACTGGGACATCTGTGGTTAGTGGGGGGAGCCTCGAATACGGGAGGGGCAGTATTGCGACAGTTTTTTAGCGATCGCGAGTTAGTCCAGCTCAGCGATCGCATCGATCCCACTCTGGCCAGTCCGCTCGACTACTATCCCCTGCTGCAATCGGGGGAACGCTTCCCCAGCAACGATCCCGCCCTTGCCCCCCGCCTGGAGCCGCGCCCCGATCGCGATGTGGAGTTTTTGCACGGGCTATTGGAAAGCATGGCCCGTATTGAAGCGCGGGGATACGGTCTCCTACAGCAATTGGGAGCCACGCCCCTACAGCGGGTATACACGGCCGGAGGGGGAGCAGCCAATCGGACTTGGACCGCTCTGCGATCGCGACACTTAAAAGTCCCTGTTGAGACAGCCGCTCGGGCTGAGGCGGCCTATGGAGCGGCACTGTTAGCCATGCGGGGATTAGATTAG
- a CDS encoding VOC family protein, with translation MNSTIFHLAFPIADISRAKSFYADGLGCQLGRETPTSVILNLYGNQLVAHVTKESFAPQQGIYPRHFGLVFAELSDWETLLERARHNHLSFYQEPKTRFAGEITEHRTFFLRDPFYNLLEFKFYTHPESVFGAREFSLVGDRS, from the coding sequence ATGAACAGCACCATCTTCCATCTCGCTTTTCCGATCGCCGATATTTCCCGCGCCAAATCGTTCTATGCGGATGGACTCGGCTGCCAATTGGGTCGCGAAACTCCTACTTCAGTGATTCTCAACCTCTACGGCAACCAACTGGTGGCCCATGTCACGAAAGAGTCATTCGCTCCCCAGCAGGGCATTTATCCCCGTCACTTTGGCCTCGTGTTTGCCGAGCTATCGGACTGGGAAACGCTACTCGAACGAGCTCGACACAACCACTTGAGTTTTTATCAAGAGCCCAAAACGCGCTTTGCGGGAGAGATTACCGAACATCGCACCTTCTTTTTACGCGATCCTTTTTATAACTTACTGGAGTTCAAGTTCTATACCCACCCTGAAAGTGTCTTTGGCGCGCGCGAATTTTCCCTAGTCGGCGATCGCTCCTAA
- the dps gene encoding DNA starvation/stationary phase protection protein Dps, with protein sequence MVIAASATLYSTHIDLPETSRTQLIELLNQTLADTLDLKTQVKQAHWNVKGMQFIALHEMFDGFATTLEGYVDMVAERVTALGGTAMGTARIAARTSTLPEYDLTAVGGEDHVRALAERFAHFAARARAEIAQSADLGDDDTADLYTEISREIDKNLWFLEAHLQG encoded by the coding sequence ATGGTTATTGCTGCATCAGCCACTTTATATTCCACACATATCGATCTGCCCGAAACCAGCCGCACCCAGTTGATAGAACTGCTCAATCAGACGCTGGCCGACACGCTGGATCTCAAGACCCAAGTCAAGCAAGCCCATTGGAATGTTAAGGGCATGCAGTTTATTGCCCTGCACGAGATGTTTGACGGGTTTGCCACCACCCTAGAAGGATATGTGGATATGGTGGCCGAACGAGTCACAGCCCTGGGGGGGACGGCAATGGGCACTGCCCGAATTGCTGCCAGAACCTCGACCTTGCCGGAATATGATTTGACAGCGGTTGGGGGAGAAGATCACGTTCGCGCTTTGGCCGAACGTTTCGCTCACTTTGCCGCCCGCGCCCGTGCTGAGATCGCCCAATCGGCGGATCTGGGGGATGACGATACTGCCGACCTCTACACGGAGATTTCTCGCGAAATTGACAAAAATCTGTGGTTCCTAGAAGCCCACTTGCAAGGGTAA
- a CDS encoding DUF751 family protein: MAEKKLEDRFIENVSRYPLYVISVMVGGLWVLVKPLAELYKKSRFAAIAVTLGGILAFLFVTLTLRAMMGETWLPSGLAS; the protein is encoded by the coding sequence ATGGCTGAAAAGAAATTAGAAGACCGGTTTATCGAGAATGTGTCCCGCTATCCCCTTTACGTTATTTCGGTGATGGTGGGTGGCCTTTGGGTGTTAGTGAAACCCCTAGCGGAGTTGTACAAAAAAAGTCGGTTTGCGGCGATCGCCGTAACACTGGGGGGTATTTTGGCATTCCTATTTGTGACGCTGACACTGCGGGCCATGATGGGGGAAACCTGGCTGCCGTCTGGATTGGCCTCTTAG
- the rbfA gene encoding 30S ribosome-binding factor RbfA, protein MANDRRVARVAASIKREIAQMLMSGIKDERVGTGMVSVTDVEVSGDLQHAKVFVSFYGTEDARAAAMDGLQASQGYVRKEIGRRVRLRRTPTIAFYEDRSLERGTQVLSLLNKLHAERQRRGETPSAPDSPPAAE, encoded by the coding sequence ATGGCGAACGATCGACGAGTAGCTCGCGTGGCTGCATCAATTAAGCGCGAGATTGCCCAGATGTTAATGTCGGGCATTAAGGACGAGCGAGTCGGAACGGGCATGGTAAGCGTGACAGATGTAGAGGTGTCGGGGGATCTCCAGCATGCCAAGGTTTTTGTCAGTTTTTACGGGACTGAGGATGCTCGGGCAGCGGCAATGGATGGCTTGCAGGCATCGCAGGGATATGTGCGCAAGGAAATTGGCCGGCGGGTTAGACTGCGACGGACGCCGACGATCGCGTTTTACGAGGATCGCTCGTTGGAGCGAGGAACTCAGGTGTTGTCATTGCTAAACAAACTGCACGCAGAACGGCAGCGACGAGGGGAGACGCCGAGCGCCCCCGATAGTCCGCCCGCGGCTGAGTGA
- the aspS gene encoding aspartate--tRNA ligase, whose amino-acid sequence MTTAINRPTRTHYCGDLRLAHEGDRVTLYGWIDRRRDHGGVIFLDLRDRTGIVQLVSDPAKTPATSGLAGDARSEYVVRVTGTVHLRPEDSLNPRLATGQIEVYAEELEILNRVAKQLPFAVSQNDLDGEKAIAKEELRLRYRYLDLRGDRMSRNLRLRHEVVKAMRRFLEDEAGFMEVETPILTRSTPEGARDFLVPSRINPGEWYALPQSPQLFKQLLMVSGVDRYYQIARCFRDEDLRADRQPEFTQLDMEMSFLSQEAILDLNERLICHIFKTVKDIDLPRPFPRLTYAEAMARFGCDRPDTRFGMELVDVSEVFAVTKFKIFAKTLESGGVIKALPVPEGNDAISNTSIKPGGDLFSLVQQYGAGGLAFVRVRAGGEIDTIGALKDSLTDGLKARLLELTGAEPGTLLLFGAGDEAIVNESLNRLRLHLGLQLDLIPADKLNLLWVTDFPMFEWNEDEQRNEALHHPFTAPNPEDLDDLVQARAQAYDLVWNGVEVGGGSLRIYQREVQEKVFEAIGLSAAEARDKFGFLLEAFEYGTPPHGGIAYGVDRLVMLMAGEDSIRDVIAFPKTQQGRSLLTDAPAGVEDKQLKELCVASTYEPEA is encoded by the coding sequence ATGACCACTGCGATAAACCGTCCCACCCGGACCCATTACTGCGGCGACCTGCGCCTAGCCCACGAGGGCGATCGCGTCACCCTCTATGGCTGGATCGACCGCCGTCGCGATCACGGCGGTGTCATCTTTCTAGACCTGCGCGATCGCACGGGTATCGTTCAACTGGTCAGCGATCCCGCAAAGACACCCGCCACCTCCGGTTTGGCGGGCGATGCCCGCAGCGAATATGTCGTGCGAGTGACGGGAACCGTCCATCTCCGCCCTGAAGACTCCCTCAACCCTCGCTTGGCGACCGGCCAGATCGAGGTCTATGCCGAAGAGCTGGAAATTCTCAACCGGGTGGCCAAGCAGTTGCCCTTTGCCGTCTCCCAAAACGATCTAGATGGGGAGAAGGCGATCGCCAAAGAAGAGTTGCGCTTGCGCTATCGCTATCTCGATTTGCGAGGCGATCGCATGAGTCGCAACCTGCGGCTGCGGCACGAGGTCGTCAAAGCGATGCGCCGCTTCTTAGAAGACGAAGCCGGTTTTATGGAGGTCGAGACCCCGATCTTGACCCGCTCGACCCCCGAAGGAGCCCGCGACTTTTTAGTGCCCAGCCGCATCAACCCCGGCGAGTGGTACGCGCTGCCCCAGTCCCCTCAGTTGTTCAAGCAACTGCTGATGGTGTCTGGGGTCGATCGCTACTATCAAATTGCCCGCTGCTTCCGGGACGAAGATTTGCGGGCCGATCGCCAGCCAGAATTTACTCAGTTGGATATGGAGATGAGCTTCCTCTCGCAGGAAGCCATCCTCGATCTCAACGAACGGCTTATCTGCCACATCTTTAAGACGGTGAAAGATATCGATCTGCCCCGTCCGTTCCCCCGACTGACCTATGCCGAGGCGATGGCTCGATTTGGCTGCGATCGCCCCGATACACGCTTCGGTATGGAATTGGTCGATGTCTCCGAAGTCTTCGCGGTCACGAAGTTTAAGATCTTCGCCAAAACCCTCGAATCTGGCGGCGTTATCAAGGCTCTGCCCGTGCCCGAGGGCAATGACGCGATCTCGAACACCAGCATCAAACCCGGTGGCGATCTGTTCTCGCTGGTTCAGCAGTACGGTGCGGGGGGACTGGCCTTTGTTCGGGTTCGCGCAGGGGGCGAGATCGACACGATTGGAGCCCTCAAAGATAGCTTGACGGACGGCCTGAAGGCGCGCCTGCTGGAGTTAACCGGGGCGGAACCCGGCACCTTGCTGCTGTTTGGGGCCGGGGATGAGGCGATCGTCAACGAATCCCTCAACCGCTTGCGGTTACATCTGGGTCTCCAGCTCGATCTGATTCCCGCAGACAAACTGAACTTGCTGTGGGTCACCGATTTCCCCATGTTTGAGTGGAATGAAGACGAGCAGCGCAACGAGGCATTACACCATCCCTTCACCGCCCCCAACCCCGAAGATCTGGACGATCTGGTTCAGGCCCGCGCCCAGGCTTACGACTTGGTTTGGAATGGGGTTGAAGTGGGGGGAGGCAGCCTGCGGATTTATCAGCGGGAGGTGCAGGAGAAGGTGTTTGAGGCGATCGGTCTATCAGCGGCAGAGGCCCGCGATAAGTTCGGCTTCCTGCTGGAAGCCTTTGAGTACGGTACGCCCCCCCACGGCGGTATTGCCTACGGTGTAGACCGGCTAGTGATGCTGATGGCAGGGGAAGATTCGATTCGCGATGTGATTGCCTTTCCCAAGACGCAGCAGGGTAGAAGCCTGCTGACCGATGCACCTGCAGGGGTTGAGGACAAGCAGTTAAAAGAACTGTGTGTTGCCTCTACTTACGAGCCTGAGGCATAA
- a CDS encoding type IV pilin protein, whose amino-acid sequence MFSTFQPKSPIYRLLYARKQGFTLIELLVVIVIVGVLTAVATPTFLNQVRRSRLAEAQAALDVVGSASNIYRFDNGVYPNDFNQIRIGTGFMDTRWIDAAPNYGTAPTANEGPNPGFMTGMFWTATASASATAYRTQAGFPIECSLGLGDDAIDTVTTINSNCNL is encoded by the coding sequence ATGTTTTCCACTTTTCAGCCCAAGTCCCCGATATATCGCCTCCTGTACGCTCGCAAGCAGGGTTTTACACTGATCGAACTGTTAGTCGTGATTGTCATTGTCGGCGTCCTCACGGCAGTAGCAACACCCACATTTCTCAACCAGGTGCGCCGCTCCAGACTGGCGGAGGCTCAAGCAGCTCTAGATGTGGTCGGCTCTGCTTCCAACATCTACCGTTTCGATAATGGTGTCTATCCGAATGACTTCAACCAAATTCGAATCGGCACGGGCTTCATGGATACGCGCTGGATCGATGCGGCCCCTAATTATGGCACTGCTCCAACCGCGAATGAGGGACCCAACCCAGGATTTATGACGGGGATGTTTTGGACGGCAACCGCCAGCGCTAGTGCCACTGCGTATCGCACTCAGGCCGGATTTCCAATAGAGTGCAGTTTGGGGCTGGGAGATGATGCGATCGACACCGTTACCACGATTAACTCAAACTGTAATTTATAG